A window of the Paraburkholderia sp. ZP32-5 genome harbors these coding sequences:
- a CDS encoding DUF3309 family protein has protein sequence MLGTILLIVLILLLIGAFPAWPHSRSWGYGPTGGVGVIVVVVIVLLIAGVI, from the coding sequence ATGTTAGGAACCATTCTTCTGATTGTGCTGATTCTGCTACTTATCGGCGCCTTTCCAGCATGGCCGCATAGCCGCTCGTGGGGCTATGGTCCTACCGGCGGAGTCGGCGTCATCGTCGTCGTGGTGATCGTATTGCTGATCGCCGGCGTGATATAG